The following DNA comes from Candidatus Poribacteria bacterium.
AGCGGCTTTGAAATATCGACATGCCCACCAATCGTATCCGTTTCAAGCCCCTCAATAAGAATCTGTACCTTTCTAATCGCATCCGAGAAATTCACCTTAACAGTTCGCAGAATTGCGGCTACGGTGAGGGCTTCGCTGGTTGTTCCGCCGATATGACCGTCTTTGAGATGTTGTGAAAAATCTAAATACGCCGTTGCCTGTTCATCGACGTATACCTCATAGAGGAGCGTACCTTTGGGAATGGTTTGATATAAGCCACTGATGGAATCACTGAGGAGTGCGGTGATAGTTTGTTTAAGGCGTTCAGTGACATCTTGGGATAGGTTTAGCTGTCGTTCTTCGCCGGCGAGCCTGAGTGAATTGGTATCAAAGAAGAAGAGCGTACATTTCTGAAGTTGGGTCTGTGCCGGTTCGGAGATGACAATGGGTGAAGGAGGAGGTACTGGCGTTGG
Coding sequences within:
- a CDS encoding GerMN domain-containing protein; translation: MVDNAVHKNMKPTQIRHVAISTATLAITIAILVIFITCESPQTDPTPVPPPSPIVISEPAQTQLQKCTLFFFDTNSLRLAGEERQLNLSQDVTERLKQTITALLSDSISGLYQTIPKGTLLYEVYVDEQATAYLDFSQHLKDGHIGGTTSEALTVAAILRTVKVNFSDAIRKVQILIEGLETDTIGGHVDISKPLRLTLDLEVVSKHAESTEAESTEVESTAVEPAEAETVEAGQASGQETDN